The following are encoded in a window of Onthophagus taurus isolate NC chromosome 3, IU_Otau_3.0, whole genome shotgun sequence genomic DNA:
- the LOC111424044 gene encoding ribosome production factor 2 homolog — protein MSVMKRVVKSVSRKGKKVLLSREPQLVEGPKRTLFLQGRKTSDMVRDLLKDMYNIKKPDALKLSKKNDVTVFENINPLEQLCKKHEASLFVFGSHNKKRPDNITFGRMFDYNLLDMIELGIEHYMGLNEFPGPKITLGTKPCLIFNGEIWDKQEDLKHLKSIFVDMFRRETTDSVRLQGLEHAISFNATNEKVFIRSYRIVLKKSGCKTPRIELDEIGPRMDFTIRRSKLPTEDLMKQASKKPKELKEKPKKNISIDKLGTKHGRIHVGKQEIAKIQVRKMKGLKKTAADKEMGPPVKRNRNN, from the exons atgaGTGTGATGAAACGGGTTGT AAAATCGGTCTCACGCAAAGGTAAGAAAGTTTTGTTATCGCGCGAGCCTCAACTGGTTGAAGGACCGAAACGGACCCTCTTCTTACAAGGAAGGAAGACTTCGGATATGGTTCGCGACCTATTAAAAGATATGTACAATATTAAAAAGCCGGATGCTTTAAAACTCAGTAAGAAAAATGACGTCACCGTATTTGAGAATATCAACCCTTTAGAACAATTATGTAAAAAACATGAAGCttctcttttcgtttttggATCTCATAATAAAAAACGTCCCGATAACATAACATTTGGAAGGAtgtttgattataatttattagatATGATTGAATTGGGTATTGAGCATTACATGGGTTTAAATGAATTTCCTGGCCCAAAAATTACACTTGGCACAAAACCTTGCTTAATAtttaatggtgaaatttgGGATAAACAAGaagatttaaaacatttaaaatcaatttttgttgacATGTTTCGAAGAGAAACCACAGATTCAGTTCGATTACAAGGATTAGAACATGCAATTAGTTTTAATGCCACTAATGAAAAGGTTTTTATTAGATCTTATAGgatagtattaaaaaaatctggtTGTAAAACACCTAGAATTGAACTCGATGAAATTG GACCGAGAATGGACTTTACAATTAGACGTAGTAAACTCCCAACAGAAGATCTCATGAAACAAGCTTCCAAAAAAccaaaagaattaaaagaaaaacccaAGAAAAACATTTCCATAGATAAATTGGGTACAAAACATGGTCGTATTCATGttggaaaacaagaaattgCTAAAATTCAAGTGAGAAAAATGAAAGGATTGAAAAAAACCGCAGCTGATAAAGAAATGGGCCCCCCGGTGAAACGCAATCGGAATAATTGA
- the LOC111424007 gene encoding double-stranded RNA-specific editase Adar isoform X1, with translation MTWSHCPTGTINDPMKVRPINNPFSRNRNFLIHNIFSQNLFSVGFFLWLSFLLLGDNAKQVKKKKLKTSVAITDKNPVATLNELRMGLKYEVLEQSGPPHAPLFTVSVVVDGQQYLGTGRSKRVARCKAAEEALKSFIQFPNSCKIVAPVSANAKVDFTSDAFENNHQQAVNKTETMKQSVPKGAVMLINELYPNIKYECTENNSDLFARFKIIINLEGETFVGTGSSKKMAKSAAATAALTKLLCTKEGDVPIFGNTQFRPSKISSEQQEWADRIGRLVTEKFTSLMVSDPIHIKRKVLAGIVLSRDKELTVISVATGTKCISGARMSLSGAALNDMHAEIISRRCFKVYLFNQLLLLGDEKRRDESIFEPNPGEGGGYRLKDGVDFHLYINTAPCGDARIFSPHEDANAVDRHPNRNSRGQLRTKIESGEGTIPVKSHTSYQAWDAIIQGERLLTMSCSDKIARWNILGVQGALLSHFIEPIYIKTVVLGSLFHESHLYRALCGRVANTLQGLPPPFRLNRPTMCLVTSFETRHPTKAPSFSTNWTIGQDAVEVVNTTSGRTDHGTSRVCKQIFAQKFVELCRSGLTSITGVHNQRFNCYCDAKDSSATYVSAKERLLEGFLKAGLGKWIQKPMEQDQFELHYDDDEPFSVNVDFMDQTLLST, from the exons ATGACCTGGAGTCATTGTCCCACAGGAACGATAAACGACCCTATGAAGGTACGACCAATAAACAATCCCTTTTCCAGAAACCGCAATTTCCTTatacataatattttttcacaaaatttgttttctgttggtttctttttatggttatcgtttttattattag GAGATAATGCGAAACAAGTCAAGAAGAAAAAGCTTAAAACATCAGTGGCAATCACTGATAAGAACCCAGTGGCCACCTTGAACGAACTTCGCATGGGACTTAAATATGAAGTATTGGAGCAATCTGGCCCCCCTCACGCCCCTCTCTTCACCGTTTCCGTCGTCGTCGATGGACAACAATATTTGGGTACAGGTCGTTCCAAACGTGTGGCTCGTTGTAAAGCAGCCGAGGAGGCTTTGAAGTCGTTCATCCAATTTCCAAATAGCTGTAAAATCGTCGCTCCAGTTAGTGCTAATGCTAAAGTTGATTTTACAAGTGATGCTTTTGAAAATAACCACCAACAAGCGGTCAACAAAACGGAGACGATGAAACAAAGTGTCCCAAAAGGGGCTGTTATGCTCATTAATGAACTTTATCCGAATATCAAATACGAATGTACGGAGAATAATTCAGATTTATTTGCTAGGTtcaagattattattaatttggaAGGGGAAACTTTTGTTGGAACCG gttctAGTAAAAAAATGGCTAAAAGTGCAGCTGCAACGGCGGcgttaacaaaattattatgcaCTAAAGAAGGAGACGTCCCAATTTTCGGTAACACACAATTTAGACCATCAAAAATAAGTAGCGAACAACAAGAATGGGCGGATCGTATTGGAAG GTTAGTAACAGAAAAATTTACATCGTTAATGGTTTCCGATCCAATTCACATCAAAAGAAAAGTCCTGGCCGGTATCGTTTTGAGTCGTGATAAAGAATTAACCGTAATTTCGGTAGCAACGGGTACAAAATGCATCTCAGGTGCGCGAATGAGTCTCAGCGGAGCCGCTTTAAACGATATGCACGCCGAAATAATCTCCAGACGGTGTTTCAAGGTATACCTTTTCAATCAATTATTGCTTTTGGGGGATGAGAAACGCCGCGATGAATCGATTTTTGAACCAAATCCCGGCGAAGGTGGTGGCTACCGGTTAAAAGATGGTGTAGATTTTCATTTGTATATAAACACCGCTCCGTGTGGTGATGCGAGAATTTTTAGCCCCCACGAAGATGCTAACGCTGTTGATAGACATCCCAATAGAAATTCGAGAGGTCAATTGAGGACTAAAATTGAAAGTGGCGAGGGTACAATTCCCGTTAAATCCCATACTAGTTATCAAGCTTGGGATGCAATTATTCAAGGGGAACGATTGCTCACAATGTCCTGTTCGGACAAGATAGCTCGGTGGAACATTTTGGGTGTGCag ggAGCTCTCCTTTCACATTTCATCGAACCGATCTACATCAAGACAGTGGTTTTGGGTAGCTTATTCCACGAGTCGCACTTGTACAGGGCGTTGTGCGGAAGAGTTGCAAACACCCTGCAGGGTTTACCTCCGCCGTTCCGGTTAAACAGGCCAACAATGTGTCTGGTGACGTCGTTCGAAACGCGACATCCAACTAAAGCACCTAGTTTCTCAACCAATTGGACGATCGGGCAAGACGCCGTCGAAGTGGTTAACACAACTTCGGGTAGAACAGATCACGGAACGTCACGAGTTTGTAAACAAATATTTGcgcaaaaatttgttgaattgtGTCGTAGCGGCCTTACTTCTATTACGGGGGTGCATAACCAAAGGTTTAATTGTTACTGTGATGCTAAAGATTCTTCAGCAACTTACGTG tctGCCAAAGAACGTCTTTTGGAAGGATTTTTAAAAGCGGGTCTTGGTAAATGGATACAAAAACCGATGGAACAGGACCAATTTGAGTTACattatgatgatgatgaaCCATTCAGTGTTAATGTGGATTTTATGGATCAAACTTTGCTCAGTACATAA
- the LOC111424007 gene encoding double-stranded RNA-specific editase Adar isoform X2, with the protein MGFGTKVFYRKSGEKVMNLDKVKLETGGVKEEYEPPIINGDNAKQVKKKKLKTSVAITDKNPVATLNELRMGLKYEVLEQSGPPHAPLFTVSVVVDGQQYLGTGRSKRVARCKAAEEALKSFIQFPNSCKIVAPVSANAKVDFTSDAFENNHQQAVNKTETMKQSVPKGAVMLINELYPNIKYECTENNSDLFARFKIIINLEGETFVGTGSSKKMAKSAAATAALTKLLCTKEGDVPIFGNTQFRPSKISSEQQEWADRIGRLVTEKFTSLMVSDPIHIKRKVLAGIVLSRDKELTVISVATGTKCISGARMSLSGAALNDMHAEIISRRCFKVYLFNQLLLLGDEKRRDESIFEPNPGEGGGYRLKDGVDFHLYINTAPCGDARIFSPHEDANAVDRHPNRNSRGQLRTKIESGEGTIPVKSHTSYQAWDAIIQGERLLTMSCSDKIARWNILGVQGALLSHFIEPIYIKTVVLGSLFHESHLYRALCGRVANTLQGLPPPFRLNRPTMCLVTSFETRHPTKAPSFSTNWTIGQDAVEVVNTTSGRTDHGTSRVCKQIFAQKFVELCRSGLTSITGVHNQRFNCYCDAKDSSATYVSAKERLLEGFLKAGLGKWIQKPMEQDQFELHYDDDEPFSVNVDFMDQTLLST; encoded by the exons ATGGGATTCGGTACGAAGGTGTTCTACAGAAAGTCTGGTGAGAAAGTGATGAATTTAGACAAAGTTAAGTTAGAAACGGGCGGTGTTAAAGAAGAATACGAGCCACCGATTATTAACG GAGATAATGCGAAACAAGTCAAGAAGAAAAAGCTTAAAACATCAGTGGCAATCACTGATAAGAACCCAGTGGCCACCTTGAACGAACTTCGCATGGGACTTAAATATGAAGTATTGGAGCAATCTGGCCCCCCTCACGCCCCTCTCTTCACCGTTTCCGTCGTCGTCGATGGACAACAATATTTGGGTACAGGTCGTTCCAAACGTGTGGCTCGTTGTAAAGCAGCCGAGGAGGCTTTGAAGTCGTTCATCCAATTTCCAAATAGCTGTAAAATCGTCGCTCCAGTTAGTGCTAATGCTAAAGTTGATTTTACAAGTGATGCTTTTGAAAATAACCACCAACAAGCGGTCAACAAAACGGAGACGATGAAACAAAGTGTCCCAAAAGGGGCTGTTATGCTCATTAATGAACTTTATCCGAATATCAAATACGAATGTACGGAGAATAATTCAGATTTATTTGCTAGGTtcaagattattattaatttggaAGGGGAAACTTTTGTTGGAACCG gttctAGTAAAAAAATGGCTAAAAGTGCAGCTGCAACGGCGGcgttaacaaaattattatgcaCTAAAGAAGGAGACGTCCCAATTTTCGGTAACACACAATTTAGACCATCAAAAATAAGTAGCGAACAACAAGAATGGGCGGATCGTATTGGAAG GTTAGTAACAGAAAAATTTACATCGTTAATGGTTTCCGATCCAATTCACATCAAAAGAAAAGTCCTGGCCGGTATCGTTTTGAGTCGTGATAAAGAATTAACCGTAATTTCGGTAGCAACGGGTACAAAATGCATCTCAGGTGCGCGAATGAGTCTCAGCGGAGCCGCTTTAAACGATATGCACGCCGAAATAATCTCCAGACGGTGTTTCAAGGTATACCTTTTCAATCAATTATTGCTTTTGGGGGATGAGAAACGCCGCGATGAATCGATTTTTGAACCAAATCCCGGCGAAGGTGGTGGCTACCGGTTAAAAGATGGTGTAGATTTTCATTTGTATATAAACACCGCTCCGTGTGGTGATGCGAGAATTTTTAGCCCCCACGAAGATGCTAACGCTGTTGATAGACATCCCAATAGAAATTCGAGAGGTCAATTGAGGACTAAAATTGAAAGTGGCGAGGGTACAATTCCCGTTAAATCCCATACTAGTTATCAAGCTTGGGATGCAATTATTCAAGGGGAACGATTGCTCACAATGTCCTGTTCGGACAAGATAGCTCGGTGGAACATTTTGGGTGTGCag ggAGCTCTCCTTTCACATTTCATCGAACCGATCTACATCAAGACAGTGGTTTTGGGTAGCTTATTCCACGAGTCGCACTTGTACAGGGCGTTGTGCGGAAGAGTTGCAAACACCCTGCAGGGTTTACCTCCGCCGTTCCGGTTAAACAGGCCAACAATGTGTCTGGTGACGTCGTTCGAAACGCGACATCCAACTAAAGCACCTAGTTTCTCAACCAATTGGACGATCGGGCAAGACGCCGTCGAAGTGGTTAACACAACTTCGGGTAGAACAGATCACGGAACGTCACGAGTTTGTAAACAAATATTTGcgcaaaaatttgttgaattgtGTCGTAGCGGCCTTACTTCTATTACGGGGGTGCATAACCAAAGGTTTAATTGTTACTGTGATGCTAAAGATTCTTCAGCAACTTACGTG tctGCCAAAGAACGTCTTTTGGAAGGATTTTTAAAAGCGGGTCTTGGTAAATGGATACAAAAACCGATGGAACAGGACCAATTTGAGTTACattatgatgatgatgaaCCATTCAGTGTTAATGTGGATTTTATGGATCAAACTTTGCTCAGTACATAA
- the LOC111424007 gene encoding double-stranded RNA-specific editase Adar isoform X3, whose product MANDLESLSHRNDKRPYEGDNAKQVKKKKLKTSVAITDKNPVATLNELRMGLKYEVLEQSGPPHAPLFTVSVVVDGQQYLGTGRSKRVARCKAAEEALKSFIQFPNSCKIVAPVSANAKVDFTSDAFENNHQQAVNKTETMKQSVPKGAVMLINELYPNIKYECTENNSDLFARFKIIINLEGETFVGTGSSKKMAKSAAATAALTKLLCTKEGDVPIFGNTQFRPSKISSEQQEWADRIGRLVTEKFTSLMVSDPIHIKRKVLAGIVLSRDKELTVISVATGTKCISGARMSLSGAALNDMHAEIISRRCFKVYLFNQLLLLGDEKRRDESIFEPNPGEGGGYRLKDGVDFHLYINTAPCGDARIFSPHEDANAVDRHPNRNSRGQLRTKIESGEGTIPVKSHTSYQAWDAIIQGERLLTMSCSDKIARWNILGVQGALLSHFIEPIYIKTVVLGSLFHESHLYRALCGRVANTLQGLPPPFRLNRPTMCLVTSFETRHPTKAPSFSTNWTIGQDAVEVVNTTSGRTDHGTSRVCKQIFAQKFVELCRSGLTSITGVHNQRFNCYCDAKDSSATYVSAKERLLEGFLKAGLGKWIQKPMEQDQFELHYDDDEPFSVNVDFMDQTLLST is encoded by the exons ATGGCAAATGACCTGGAGTCATTGTCCCACAGGAACGATAAACGACCCTATGAAG GAGATAATGCGAAACAAGTCAAGAAGAAAAAGCTTAAAACATCAGTGGCAATCACTGATAAGAACCCAGTGGCCACCTTGAACGAACTTCGCATGGGACTTAAATATGAAGTATTGGAGCAATCTGGCCCCCCTCACGCCCCTCTCTTCACCGTTTCCGTCGTCGTCGATGGACAACAATATTTGGGTACAGGTCGTTCCAAACGTGTGGCTCGTTGTAAAGCAGCCGAGGAGGCTTTGAAGTCGTTCATCCAATTTCCAAATAGCTGTAAAATCGTCGCTCCAGTTAGTGCTAATGCTAAAGTTGATTTTACAAGTGATGCTTTTGAAAATAACCACCAACAAGCGGTCAACAAAACGGAGACGATGAAACAAAGTGTCCCAAAAGGGGCTGTTATGCTCATTAATGAACTTTATCCGAATATCAAATACGAATGTACGGAGAATAATTCAGATTTATTTGCTAGGTtcaagattattattaatttggaAGGGGAAACTTTTGTTGGAACCG gttctAGTAAAAAAATGGCTAAAAGTGCAGCTGCAACGGCGGcgttaacaaaattattatgcaCTAAAGAAGGAGACGTCCCAATTTTCGGTAACACACAATTTAGACCATCAAAAATAAGTAGCGAACAACAAGAATGGGCGGATCGTATTGGAAG GTTAGTAACAGAAAAATTTACATCGTTAATGGTTTCCGATCCAATTCACATCAAAAGAAAAGTCCTGGCCGGTATCGTTTTGAGTCGTGATAAAGAATTAACCGTAATTTCGGTAGCAACGGGTACAAAATGCATCTCAGGTGCGCGAATGAGTCTCAGCGGAGCCGCTTTAAACGATATGCACGCCGAAATAATCTCCAGACGGTGTTTCAAGGTATACCTTTTCAATCAATTATTGCTTTTGGGGGATGAGAAACGCCGCGATGAATCGATTTTTGAACCAAATCCCGGCGAAGGTGGTGGCTACCGGTTAAAAGATGGTGTAGATTTTCATTTGTATATAAACACCGCTCCGTGTGGTGATGCGAGAATTTTTAGCCCCCACGAAGATGCTAACGCTGTTGATAGACATCCCAATAGAAATTCGAGAGGTCAATTGAGGACTAAAATTGAAAGTGGCGAGGGTACAATTCCCGTTAAATCCCATACTAGTTATCAAGCTTGGGATGCAATTATTCAAGGGGAACGATTGCTCACAATGTCCTGTTCGGACAAGATAGCTCGGTGGAACATTTTGGGTGTGCag ggAGCTCTCCTTTCACATTTCATCGAACCGATCTACATCAAGACAGTGGTTTTGGGTAGCTTATTCCACGAGTCGCACTTGTACAGGGCGTTGTGCGGAAGAGTTGCAAACACCCTGCAGGGTTTACCTCCGCCGTTCCGGTTAAACAGGCCAACAATGTGTCTGGTGACGTCGTTCGAAACGCGACATCCAACTAAAGCACCTAGTTTCTCAACCAATTGGACGATCGGGCAAGACGCCGTCGAAGTGGTTAACACAACTTCGGGTAGAACAGATCACGGAACGTCACGAGTTTGTAAACAAATATTTGcgcaaaaatttgttgaattgtGTCGTAGCGGCCTTACTTCTATTACGGGGGTGCATAACCAAAGGTTTAATTGTTACTGTGATGCTAAAGATTCTTCAGCAACTTACGTG tctGCCAAAGAACGTCTTTTGGAAGGATTTTTAAAAGCGGGTCTTGGTAAATGGATACAAAAACCGATGGAACAGGACCAATTTGAGTTACattatgatgatgatgaaCCATTCAGTGTTAATGTGGATTTTATGGATCAAACTTTGCTCAGTACATAA
- the LOC111424008 gene encoding pseudouridine-5'-phosphatase-like, translated as MKTLVKCTAGRVNEQHRIISLLSYPCPFSSHVVSPCHACDFALLVRKEQQQRTVRTVAIRNETTTTVVIVVGINEGWRNGSQNPLIHFSEGMGREHEDDFSEYREFCQNRRKMLYKSVSHVIFDLDGTILDSEVGLDKIISDIAEMFDKTYTHEARMKILGTPEKDTAKIAIKELKLPITIEEFVKIYREKVAKEMGNPPLIPGVEKLINHLYSNNVPIALATSSSDFTKEIKTRNYPNLFNKFNHEVMGSTDLEVKQGKPNPDIFLVCASRFPDNPKPSKCLVFEDAPNGVLAATKAGMQSVMIASKEIPQELRKLATIVVDSFDNFKPELFGLPPYNKIN; from the exons ATGAAGACTCTTGTGAAATGCACAGCGGGTCGCGTAAACGAACAACACAGAATTATTTCCCTTCTATCCTATCCTTGTCCGTTCTCAAGCCACGTGGTTTCTCCGTGCCATGCGTGCGACTTTGCGCTGCTGGTTCGCAAAGAACAACAACAACGGACTGTTCGAACTGTTGCAATACGAAATGAAACGACAACGACCGTAGTTATAGTGGTGGGTATAAACGAGGGTTGGAGGAACGGTTCGCAAAACCCTCTTATTCATTTTTCGGAAGGGATGGGTCGGGAACACGAGGACGATTTCTCCGAATAcag GGAATTTTGCCAAAATCGAAGGAAAATGCTCTACAAAAGTGTCAGTCACgttattttcgatttagatggaacaatTTTGG ATTCTGAAGTGGGTTTAGACAAAATAATAAGTGATATAGCTGAAATGTTTGATAAAACGTACACTCATGAAGCCAGAATGAAAATTTTGGGTACCCCGGAGAAAGATACCGCTAAAATAGCTATAAAAGAACTCAAACTTCCAATTACAATCGAGGAATTTGTGAAAATCTATCGAGAAAAAGTAGCAAAAGAAATGGGAAACCCCCCGTTAATACCGGgcgttgaaaaattaataaatcatctTTATTCAAATAACGTCCCGATTGCTTTGGCCACATCTTCTTCGGattttacaaaagaaattaaaacgaGGAATTATCCCAATCTTTTCAACAAGTTTAATCACGAAGTTATGGGAAGTACTGATTTAGAAGTTAAACAAGGAAAACCGAATCCTGATATTTTCTTAGTTTGTGCTTCAAGATTTCCAGACAACCCAAAACCATCTAag tGTTTAGTGTTTGAGGATGCCCCAAATGGTGTTTTAGCAGCCACCAAAGCTGGAATGCAAAGTGTTATGATCGCAAGTAAAGAAATTCCACAAGAATTACGTAAATTAGCCACCATTGTAGTGGAttcttttgataattttaagcCCGAGTTATTCGGATTACCAccatacaataaaattaattaa